A single genomic interval of Alcaligenes sp. SDU_A2 harbors:
- a CDS encoding acyl-CoA dehydrogenase gives MDWKAWRRKWLTIPLYRMGQNALPRLSATERQAIEAGDAWWEAELFSGRPDWQKLLAVPPARLDAHEQAFIDGPVAQLCKMLDEWDNQWHRGDLPAEVWTFLREHGFFGLIIPAEYGGLGFSAYAHSEVVRQIAVRSVTAAVTVMVPNSLGPGELLLQFGTDEQRRHWLPRLASGEDIPCFGLTSPEAGSDAAAMLDTGVVCRQDVDGQSVLGIRLNWAKRYITLAPVATVLGLAFKLQDPDGLLGDDPEPGISVALVPTDLPGITIGRRHLPAMQVFQNGPTQGRDVFVPLDALIGGPAQAGKGWVMLMSALAAGRGISLPSLAASACLFAAHTSGAYARVRTQFGIPIGKFEGVQEQLGRMAGNAYVVEAARRMTCAGLDQGVKPAVASAIMKLHCTERMRESVNAAMDVHAGKAVIDGPSNYLSGLYRALPVAITVEGANILTRSLIVFGQGAIRSHPWLMQEVQALSNPDSQQGEDDFDAAIWRHLGHSVRNALRATALAWTGGLVGRWPRQAGEVAPVYRRLDRYSAAFSLVAECALLSLGGNLKRKEMLSARLGDMLAELFLLSAVLKRWNDEGRHHSDLALVHWCAQDSLARLDRRMDEVLSNLPSRPLAWVLRVLLRPFGLAARGPSDDLTRKVAQVLLEPSGSRDRLVGAVWEEHDTASVTLLERAFSLAVQVQPLLDQVRKAGLSDWRIARDKGAITAEQAQQIEAYQQLVAEVIAVDDFPSGVFGHPHDAQDDADSQEHRPA, from the coding sequence ATGGACTGGAAAGCCTGGCGTAGAAAATGGTTGACTATCCCCTTGTATCGCATGGGACAGAATGCCTTGCCACGCTTGTCCGCCACCGAGCGGCAAGCCATCGAGGCGGGCGACGCCTGGTGGGAGGCGGAGCTTTTTTCCGGCCGCCCTGATTGGCAGAAGTTGCTTGCAGTGCCACCGGCCCGGCTCGATGCCCACGAACAGGCTTTTATCGATGGTCCGGTCGCGCAGTTGTGCAAAATGCTCGACGAATGGGACAACCAGTGGCATAGGGGTGATCTGCCCGCCGAGGTCTGGACTTTTTTGCGCGAACACGGCTTTTTCGGCTTGATCATTCCGGCCGAGTACGGAGGCTTGGGGTTTTCGGCCTATGCCCATTCCGAGGTCGTGCGGCAGATTGCTGTGCGTTCAGTCACGGCGGCAGTGACCGTCATGGTGCCCAACTCCTTGGGACCAGGGGAATTGTTGCTGCAGTTCGGCACGGACGAGCAGCGGCGTCATTGGCTGCCGCGCCTGGCCAGTGGCGAGGATATTCCTTGCTTTGGCTTGACCAGCCCCGAGGCGGGCTCGGATGCGGCCGCTATGCTCGATACCGGCGTGGTGTGTCGCCAGGACGTGGATGGTCAGTCTGTGCTGGGCATCCGGCTGAACTGGGCCAAGCGTTACATTACCTTGGCTCCGGTGGCCACGGTGCTGGGGCTGGCTTTTAAGTTGCAAGACCCGGATGGCTTGTTGGGTGATGATCCTGAGCCGGGTATCAGCGTGGCGCTGGTCCCAACCGATCTGCCCGGCATTACCATTGGGCGGCGTCACTTGCCGGCCATGCAAGTTTTTCAGAATGGCCCTACGCAAGGGCGCGATGTATTCGTGCCACTGGATGCCTTAATCGGTGGGCCTGCCCAGGCTGGAAAGGGATGGGTTATGTTGATGAGTGCGCTGGCCGCGGGCCGGGGCATTTCCTTGCCGTCGCTGGCCGCGTCGGCATGTTTGTTTGCTGCCCACACCAGCGGCGCTTACGCGCGCGTGCGCACTCAGTTCGGTATTCCTATCGGCAAGTTCGAGGGCGTACAGGAGCAATTGGGCCGTATGGCAGGCAATGCCTATGTGGTCGAGGCCGCCCGGCGTATGACCTGCGCGGGGCTGGATCAGGGCGTCAAACCGGCGGTGGCGTCGGCCATCATGAAGCTGCATTGCACCGAGCGCATGCGGGAATCCGTCAATGCTGCTATGGATGTGCATGCGGGCAAGGCCGTTATCGATGGCCCGAGCAATTATCTGTCCGGCCTGTATCGCGCCTTGCCGGTCGCCATTACGGTCGAGGGTGCCAATATTCTGACCCGCAGCCTGATTGTTTTTGGCCAAGGAGCGATTCGTTCGCACCCCTGGCTGATGCAGGAGGTGCAGGCGCTGTCCAACCCGGATTCGCAACAGGGCGAGGATGATTTTGACGCCGCCATCTGGCGACATCTGGGCCACAGCGTGCGCAATGCCCTGCGTGCTACCGCTCTGGCTTGGACGGGCGGACTGGTGGGGCGCTGGCCTCGTCAGGCCGGAGAAGTTGCACCTGTCTACCGGCGGCTGGATCGCTACAGCGCCGCTTTTTCTCTGGTTGCCGAATGCGCGTTGCTGTCTTTGGGCGGCAACCTGAAACGCAAGGAAATGCTGTCCGCGCGCCTGGGGGATATGCTGGCCGAGTTGTTCTTGTTGTCGGCAGTGCTCAAACGCTGGAATGATGAAGGCCGGCACCATTCCGACCTTGCGCTGGTGCATTGGTGCGCGCAGGACAGCTTGGCGCGGTTGGACCGGCGCATGGACGAGGTTTTGTCCAATTTGCCGTCGCGTCCTCTGGCCTGGGTGTTGCGGGTTTTGTTGCGGCCCTTCGGCTTGGCGGCCCGAGGCCCAAGCGACGATCTGACCCGTAAAGTGGCGCAGGTGTTGCTGGAGCCATCTGGTTCTCGGGATCGTCTGGTGGGGGCCGTCTGGGAAGAGCATGACACGGCATCGGTGACTTTGCTGGAGCGGGCGTTCAGCCTGGCGGTTCAGGTGCAACCGCTGCTGGATCAAGTGCGCAAAGCCGGACTGTCTGATTGGCGCATCGCCCGCGACAAAGGGGCGATCACAGCCGAGCAGGCCCAGCAGATCGAA